A stretch of the Prinia subflava isolate CZ2003 ecotype Zambia chromosome 33, Cam_Psub_1.2, whole genome shotgun sequence genome encodes the following:
- the LOC134563080 gene encoding zinc finger protein 271-like isoform X1, translating into MAREPQADTELRTGTREDKSPLQNFVEEAVLSGSMMQESNREEKPRRSHTRRGCKQRSWGSEEERSTLGRGGSQSTDLGVPEQLQDGEKPHKCSKCRKNFRSSCDLIKHQRIHTGERAYECDQCRKRFPTSSHLLLHQRIHTDERPFHCLDCGMGFKQNSHLVTHRRIHTGERPYKCPKCGKSFSRSSKLIVHQRIHTGERPYECPKCGKSFRQSSNLISHLRSHTGERPYECDQCKKRFQTSSSLLKHQRIHTDERPFRCPDCGMGFKHNSTLITHRRIHSGARPYECPQCGKSFRSSSELIKHQRSHTGERPYECGECGKSFSRSSDVVVHQMIHTGERPYECDKCRKRFQTSSNLLKHQRIHTDERPFRCPDCGMGFKHNCSLVNHHRIHTGEEPYECDQCKKRFQTSSNLFRHQQIHTDERPFCCPDCGMGFKQNSNLITHRRIHTGDRPYKCPECEKSFSRSSHLTRHQRSHN; encoded by the exons atggcCCGGGAGCCCCAAGCAG ACACGGAGCTGAGAACGGGgaccagggaggacaaatccccgcTGCAGAACTTCGTGGAAGAGGCCGTTTTGAGCGGCTCCATGATGCAGGAATccaacagggaggaaaagcctCGGAGATCCCACAcaaggaggggctgcaaacaAAGATCATGGGGATCCGAGGAGGAAAGATCCACCCTGGGCCGGGGAGGCAGCCAGAGCACAGAcctgggggtccctgagcagctccaggatggggagaagccccacaagtgctcaAAATGTAGGAAAAATTTCAGGTCGAGCTGTGACTTGATCAAACACCAAAggatccacaccggggagagggCCTATGAGTGTGACCAATGCAGAAAGAGGTTTCCCACCAGTTCCCATCTCCTCCTTCACCAACggattcacacggatgagaggcccttccacTGCCTTGACTGTGGAATGGGCTTCAAGCAAAACTCCCACCTCGTCacccaccggcgcatccacaccggggagaggccctacaagtgtcccaagtgtgggaagagcttcagccgGAGTTCCAAGCTGATtgtccaccagaggatccacaccggggagaggccctatgagtgtcCCAAGTGTGGGAAAAGCTTCAGACAGAGCTCCAACCTGATTTCTCACCTGAGGagccacaccggggagaggccctacgagtgtgaccaatgcaagaagaggtttcagaccagctctAGTCTCCTCAAGCACCAGCggattcacacggatgagaggcccttccgctgccccgactgcgggatgggcttcaagCACAACTCCACCCTCATCacccaccggcgcatccacagCGGGGCGAGGCCCTatgagtgtccccagtgtggaaAGAGCTTCAGATCAAGCTCTGAGTTGATCAAACACCAGAGGAGCCATACTGGGGAgcggccctatgagtgtggggagtgtgggaagagcttcagcaggAGTTCTGATGTGGTTGTccaccagatgatccacactggggagcggccctatgagtgtgataaatgcaggaagaggtttcagaccagctccaATCTCCTCAAGCACCAGAGGATTCACAcagatgagaggcccttccgctgccctgacTGTGGGATGGGCTTCAAGCACAACTGCAGCCTTGTCAACCACCATCGAATCCACACTGGCGAGGagccctacgagtgtgaccaatgcaagaagaggtttcagacAAGCTCCAATCTCTTTAGGCACCAACAGATTCATACAGATGAGAggcccttctgctgccctgactGCGGCATGGGCTTCAAGCAAAATTCCAATCTCATCacccaccggcgcatccacactggggatAGGCCCTACAAGTGTCCCGAGTGTGAGAagagcttctccaggagctctcaCTTGACCAGACACCAAAGGAGCCACAACTAA
- the LOC134563080 gene encoding zinc finger protein 271-like isoform X2, which translates to MMQESNREEKPRRSHTRRGCKQRSWGSEEERSTLGRGGSQSTDLGVPEQLQDGEKPHKCSKCRKNFRSSCDLIKHQRIHTGERAYECDQCRKRFPTSSHLLLHQRIHTDERPFHCLDCGMGFKQNSHLVTHRRIHTGERPYKCPKCGKSFSRSSKLIVHQRIHTGERPYECPKCGKSFRQSSNLISHLRSHTGERPYECDQCKKRFQTSSSLLKHQRIHTDERPFRCPDCGMGFKHNSTLITHRRIHSGARPYECPQCGKSFRSSSELIKHQRSHTGERPYECGECGKSFSRSSDVVVHQMIHTGERPYECDKCRKRFQTSSNLLKHQRIHTDERPFRCPDCGMGFKHNCSLVNHHRIHTGEEPYECDQCKKRFQTSSNLFRHQQIHTDERPFCCPDCGMGFKQNSNLITHRRIHTGDRPYKCPECEKSFSRSSHLTRHQRSHN; encoded by the coding sequence ATGATGCAGGAATccaacagggaggaaaagcctCGGAGATCCCACAcaaggaggggctgcaaacaAAGATCATGGGGATCCGAGGAGGAAAGATCCACCCTGGGCCGGGGAGGCAGCCAGAGCACAGAcctgggggtccctgagcagctccaggatggggagaagccccacaagtgctcaAAATGTAGGAAAAATTTCAGGTCGAGCTGTGACTTGATCAAACACCAAAggatccacaccggggagagggCCTATGAGTGTGACCAATGCAGAAAGAGGTTTCCCACCAGTTCCCATCTCCTCCTTCACCAACggattcacacggatgagaggcccttccacTGCCTTGACTGTGGAATGGGCTTCAAGCAAAACTCCCACCTCGTCacccaccggcgcatccacaccggggagaggccctacaagtgtcccaagtgtgggaagagcttcagccgGAGTTCCAAGCTGATtgtccaccagaggatccacaccggggagaggccctatgagtgtcCCAAGTGTGGGAAAAGCTTCAGACAGAGCTCCAACCTGATTTCTCACCTGAGGagccacaccggggagaggccctacgagtgtgaccaatgcaagaagaggtttcagaccagctctAGTCTCCTCAAGCACCAGCggattcacacggatgagaggcccttccgctgccccgactgcgggatgggcttcaagCACAACTCCACCCTCATCacccaccggcgcatccacagCGGGGCGAGGCCCTatgagtgtccccagtgtggaaAGAGCTTCAGATCAAGCTCTGAGTTGATCAAACACCAGAGGAGCCATACTGGGGAgcggccctatgagtgtggggagtgtgggaagagcttcagcaggAGTTCTGATGTGGTTGTccaccagatgatccacactggggagcggccctatgagtgtgataaatgcaggaagaggtttcagaccagctccaATCTCCTCAAGCACCAGAGGATTCACAcagatgagaggcccttccgctgccctgacTGTGGGATGGGCTTCAAGCACAACTGCAGCCTTGTCAACCACCATCGAATCCACACTGGCGAGGagccctacgagtgtgaccaatgcaagaagaggtttcagacAAGCTCCAATCTCTTTAGGCACCAACAGATTCATACAGATGAGAggcccttctgctgccctgactGCGGCATGGGCTTCAAGCAAAATTCCAATCTCATCacccaccggcgcatccacactggggatAGGCCCTACAAGTGTCCCGAGTGTGAGAagagcttctccaggagctctcaCTTGACCAGACACCAAAGGAGCCACAACTAA